The following are from one region of the Anaeropeptidivorans aminofermentans genome:
- a CDS encoding TetR/AcrR family transcriptional regulator codes for MDRRQRKTREAIFDAFSELLMHSSYSQITVQRIIDGADVGRTTFYSHFPTKDDLLREMCTEMFEHVFSEAPEAELTHDFSRASDDPKAIVTHILYHLREHGRTMLVLLTCESGELFQRYFHQYFNELVTLHILGGCLRKNALVPEEFLIDHISGSFVNIVRWWLKNDMKQSPEEVAEYFTSVILPII; via the coding sequence ATGGACAGAAGACAGCGAAAAACGAGAGAGGCAATTTTTGATGCATTCAGTGAACTACTGATGCATAGCAGCTATTCACAAATCACGGTGCAAAGAATCATCGACGGGGCCGATGTGGGGAGGACGACCTTTTACTCCCATTTCCCAACAAAAGACGACCTTTTGCGGGAAATGTGCACCGAGATGTTTGAACATGTTTTCTCTGAAGCACCGGAAGCAGAACTGACCCATGATTTCTCTAGGGCATCCGATGACCCAAAGGCAATTGTTACTCATATTCTTTACCATCTGCGTGAACATGGAAGGACTATGCTCGTCCTTTTGACCTGCGAAAGCGGTGAGCTGTTCCAGCGCTATTTTCATCAATACTTTAATGAACTGGTAACACTGCACATCCTTGGCGGGTGCCTTCGAAAAAATGCCCTTGTACCGGAGGAATTCCTCATCGACCATATTTCGGGCAGCTTCGTCAATATTGTGCGTTGGTGGCTGAAAAACGATATGAAACAATCTCCGGAGGAAGTTGCTGAATACTTTACGTCAGTGATACTACCGATTATATAA
- a CDS encoding Y-family DNA polymerase: protein MKNRIYFAIDLKSFYASVECIERGLDPMNTNLVVADASRTEKTICLAVSPTLKAYGIPGRARLFEVVQKVKEVNAARLRKAPGRAFSGSSFCDTELKSLPSLSLDYIIAPPRMAHYIEFSTQIYNIYLKYIAPEDIHVYSIDEVFIDATDYLRTYNLSARELATKMILDVLKTTGITASAGIGTNLYLCKVAMDIQAKRIPVDENGVQIAELDEMSYRRLMWSHRPLTDFWRIGKGYARKLEEKGLFTMGDIARCSLGKPTDHYNEDLLYKLFGVNAELLIDHAWGWEPCTIADIKAYKPSTNSIGSGQVLQYAYPFDKAKLIVREMTDLLVLDLVDKRLVTGQLVLTVGYDIENLTNPKIKKLYSGPITIDRYGRSVPKSAHGTANLGRQTSSTKLIMEAVTELFERIVDKNLLVRRVNITANHVVDERTVQKKSDFEQIDLFTNYTDAQAKKEEEEAALEREKKVQRTILAIKKKYGKNAVLKGMNLEEGATTLARNKQIGGHKE, encoded by the coding sequence ATGAAAAATAGAATTTATTTCGCAATCGACTTAAAATCATTTTATGCTTCGGTCGAATGCATAGAGCGAGGGCTTGATCCGATGAATACTAACCTTGTTGTCGCTGATGCAAGCCGTACCGAAAAGACCATTTGTCTCGCAGTCTCCCCTACCCTCAAAGCATATGGTATTCCCGGCAGAGCAAGGCTATTTGAGGTTGTGCAGAAGGTTAAGGAAGTAAATGCGGCACGGCTAAGAAAAGCACCAGGGCGAGCCTTTTCCGGATCTTCTTTCTGTGATACCGAGTTAAAATCATTACCGAGTCTCTCGCTGGACTATATTATCGCACCGCCGAGAATGGCACATTATATAGAGTTCAGCACCCAGATTTACAATATCTATTTAAAATATATCGCACCCGAAGATATCCATGTATATTCCATCGACGAAGTATTCATTGATGCTACCGACTATCTGAGAACCTACAATCTTTCAGCCCGTGAACTTGCCACAAAAATGATTCTTGATGTCCTCAAAACAACCGGCATCACGGCATCAGCAGGAATCGGCACAAACCTGTACCTTTGTAAGGTTGCTATGGATATTCAGGCAAAGCGTATCCCGGTGGACGAAAACGGCGTGCAGATTGCTGAATTGGATGAAATGAGCTACCGCCGCTTGATGTGGTCACACCGGCCTCTAACAGACTTTTGGCGCATTGGCAAAGGATATGCACGGAAGCTGGAGGAAAAGGGTCTCTTTACCATGGGAGATATTGCAAGGTGCTCCCTTGGTAAGCCCACAGATCACTACAACGAGGATTTGCTGTACAAGTTGTTCGGCGTCAATGCAGAGTTATTGATAGACCATGCGTGGGGATGGGAACCATGTACAATTGCCGATATTAAGGCATATAAGCCCAGCACAAATAGTATCGGATCGGGTCAGGTACTGCAATATGCCTATCCCTTTGACAAAGCGAAACTGATTGTGCGGGAAATGACTGATCTGCTGGTGCTGGATTTGGTGGATAAAAGGCTTGTTACTGGCCAGCTTGTTTTGACCGTGGGATATGATATTGAAAATCTGACAAACCCGAAGATAAAAAAATTATACAGTGGACCAATTACAATCGACCGCTATGGACGTTCCGTTCCGAAATCTGCCCATGGTACGGCAAACCTTGGCAGACAGACTTCCTCCACCAAGTTGATTATGGAGGCTGTCACAGAGCTGTTTGAACGCATCGTTGATAAAAATCTTCTGGTCAGAAGAGTTAATATCACAGCGAATCATGTTGTTGATGAGAGAACCGTTCAAAAGAAGAGCGACTTTGAACAAATTGACCTCTTCACAAATTATACGGATGCACAGGCTAAAAAAGAGGAAGAAGAAGCCGCGCTTGAACGAGAAAAAAAGGTGCAGAGAACAATACTTGCGATAAAGAAGAAATATGGCAAAAATGCCGTTCTAAAGGGTATGAATCTTGAAGAAGGTGCTACTACGTTAGCTCGAAACAAACAAATTGGAGGGCATAAAGAATGA
- a CDS encoding YolD-like family protein, with the protein MTKEYDDIIHLPRHVSRKHPHMATTDRAAQFSPFAALTGHAAAINETARLTDEKVELDEYMKDALRNKLQIIANRLKEQPEIVITYFQPDEKKDGGAYVAAAGTVKKIDEYNRVIVMTDRTAIPIDDITGIEGQIFESM; encoded by the coding sequence ATGACGAAAGAATACGATGATATCATCCATTTGCCGCGCCATGTCTCTAGGAAACACCCTCACATGGCAACCACTGATAGGGCAGCTCAGTTCTCTCCTTTTGCCGCATTAACCGGCCATGCCGCCGCTATCAACGAAACCGCAAGACTGACTGATGAGAAAGTAGAACTGGACGAATATATGAAAGACGCTTTAAGGAATAAGCTACAGATTATAGCCAACCGGCTTAAAGAGCAGCCTGAAATCGTAATTACCTATTTTCAGCCGGACGAAAAAAAAGACGGCGGGGCCTATGTTGCTGCTGCCGGTACGGTTAAAAAGATAGATGAATATAACCGAGTTATTGTCATGACGGATAGAACAGCAATCCCTATCGATGATATAACTGGCATAGAGGGGCAGATATTCGAAAGCATGTAG
- a CDS encoding SRPBCC family protein, translated as MKQVMPICTPDLSLRPFSLSADRAMPFPSNVLYRAWTEQFDLWFAEPGSVLMKGEVNAVFYFETAFEGKRHPHYGRFLRLVPDQLVELTWLTDADGTKGAETVVTVEFKKVESGTVLRLDHAGFLDKESRDKHEQTWPLVLAQLEDRLKSITK; from the coding sequence ATGAAACAAGTGATGCCAATTTGTACACCTGATTTATCATTACGGCCATTTAGTCTTTCTGCAGATAGAGCAATGCCATTTCCCTCTAATGTATTGTATCGTGCTTGGACTGAACAGTTTGACCTATGGTTTGCAGAACCAGGTTCAGTTCTGATGAAGGGGGAAGTCAACGCCGTTTTTTACTTTGAAACAGCCTTTGAAGGGAAGCGTCATCCTCACTATGGCCGTTTTCTTCGGCTTGTGCCTGACCAACTGGTTGAACTTACATGGCTGACGGATGCCGACGGAACCAAAGGGGCTGAAACGGTTGTAACTGTGGAATTTAAAAAAGTTGAAAGCGGAACAGTATTACGATTAGATCATGCGGGGTTTTTAGATAAAGAATCAAGGGACAAGCATGAGCAGACATGGCCGCTGGTTCTTGCTCAGCTGGAGGATAGGTTGAAAAGTATTACAAAATAG
- a CDS encoding SRPBCC family protein: METYQLTHNPVVKAEMLIRKQLPKYMKHLSTLLLPGFKRNGDEIVDQVIGGTEGFALVLSGLKAFLEHNIILNLVSDRFPDQKIQ, from the coding sequence ATGGAAACTTATCAATTAACTCATAACCCAGTTGTAAAAGCTGAAATGCTTATCCGTAAACAGTTGCCGAAGTATATGAAGCATTTATCAACCCTTCTATTACCTGGGTTTAAGAGGAATGGAGATGAGATTGTAGACCAAGTGATTGGCGGCACAGAAGGATTTGCGTTAGTCCTCTCTGGATTAAAGGCATTTCTTGAGCATAATATTATTTTAAATCTTGTATCAGATCGTTTTCCCGATCAGAAAATACAATAA
- a CDS encoding VOC family protein: protein MDNKLTLNIVVANAMEAMEFYENVFDAKRGDVFHFPDKEGVNEVNITVGNVELRLIDENASYNCYPPKKDEVDSIWLQMIVDDTEAVLKRAIENGASIGQEVSEFMGTKYAEIIDPFGYTWTINQIIREVSYEERYQFYVEQHESADK, encoded by the coding sequence ATGGATAACAAATTAACATTGAACATTGTTGTAGCAAATGCGATGGAGGCAATGGAATTTTATGAGAACGTATTTGATGCCAAACGAGGCGATGTATTTCATTTCCCCGATAAAGAGGGTGTAAATGAGGTTAATATTACAGTTGGAAACGTTGAATTGCGGCTGATTGATGAGAATGCCTCTTATAACTGTTATCCTCCCAAAAAAGATGAGGTAGACTCCATCTGGCTTCAGATGATTGTGGATGATACGGAAGCGGTGCTGAAAAGAGCCATAGAAAATGGTGCTTCGATTGGGCAGGAGGTATCCGAGTTTATGGGTACAAAATATGCAGAAATTATCGACCCTTTTGGTTACACTTGGACGATTAACCAAATTATTCGAGAAGTCTCTTATGAAGAGCGTTATCAATTTTATGTAGAGCAGCATGAGAGCGCAGACAAATAG
- a CDS encoding VOC family protein, which yields MKPNIYIIMLAVDDLDRSLIFYQNGLGLGQAIHSGDHILFELQGELTLVLFLRTEFNKTAGQTDSSYRYSSISLSYRADSRQEVDEILQKAVTSGGSLPSEPQEHDWGYNGYFKDPDGHLWEIAYFYV from the coding sequence ATGAAACCCAATATTTATATTATCATGCTGGCTGTCGATGATTTGGATAGATCACTTATTTTTTATCAAAATGGCCTGGGCTTGGGACAAGCAATACATAGCGGCGACCATATTCTGTTCGAGTTACAAGGAGAATTGACACTGGTACTCTTTTTGCGTACTGAATTTAATAAGACAGCAGGGCAGACCGACTCGTCTTACAGATATTCAAGTATCAGTCTAAGCTACCGAGCTGACAGCAGACAGGAAGTTGATGAAATATTGCAAAAGGCTGTGACATCAGGCGGAAGTTTACCGAGCGAGCCGCAAGAACATGACTGGGGGTATAACGGTTATTTCAAAGACCCAGACGGGCACCTGTGGGAGATTGCATATTTTTACGTATAG
- a CDS encoding protein kinase family protein, whose translation MKQMLYNEYGIQVQSLQEIPSGWSASAWKIHADCGSYFLKVYDKHKPSTKSWVAQIDSYIPVVLWLHENTELQMKMTAPILTRGGDYKKEDTAFLYMVFPFIEGATLCSEKLKPSQVLEIAQIISELHFYGAGIPVSVNNLIETFDVSFCMTLADGLRIYIILFT comes from the coding sequence ATGAAACAAATGCTTTATAACGAATATGGAATACAGGTACAATCTTTACAAGAGATTCCTTCAGGTTGGTCTGCATCCGCGTGGAAAATACATGCTGATTGCGGCAGCTATTTTCTGAAGGTATATGACAAGCATAAGCCCTCCACAAAAAGTTGGGTTGCACAAATCGACAGCTACATACCAGTTGTTCTTTGGTTACATGAAAACACAGAGCTTCAAATGAAAATGACCGCACCGATTCTGACCAGAGGCGGAGATTACAAAAAGGAAGATACTGCTTTTCTATACATGGTATTTCCCTTTATCGAAGGAGCAACCCTATGCAGTGAAAAATTGAAACCATCGCAGGTGCTCGAAATTGCACAGATTATTTCCGAACTGCATTTTTATGGTGCTGGAATACCAGTATCGGTAAATAACTTAATTGAAACTTTTGACGTTTCATTTTGTATGACTTTGGCTGACGGCTTAAGAATATACATAATTCTGTTTACTTAA
- a CDS encoding phosphotransferase yields the protein MPYISVLNQTIEALQDMAALLQNSKIRYSLCHTDTHGWNLIQSKNLILIDWRD from the coding sequence ATGCCCTATATATCGGTCCTTAACCAAACGATAGAAGCGCTTCAAGATATGGCGGCCTTACTGCAAAATTCTAAAATACGGTATTCTCTGTGCCATACAGACACTCACGGCTGGAATCTGATACAATCTAAAAACCTCATACTAATTGACTGGAGGGATTAA
- a CDS encoding putative immunity protein: protein MIDMNKFSLTKHDDELLDMIKPVKQYSNEHKVLALWAIDCLNRVLPLSETKYPNETILKTAVDTLQKWINDEIKMWDARKYTYTVLALAKTMEKTDKPYSQIVRAASHCLATCHVPAHSEGTAMYVVSAIKLLNKSRADVIKLMEDERIWQINHLKELMK from the coding sequence ATGATTGATATGAATAAATTTTCACTAACAAAACACGATGATGAATTACTTGATATGATAAAGCCTGTAAAACAATATTCTAATGAACATAAGGTTTTAGCATTGTGGGCTATTGATTGTTTAAATAGAGTTTTACCACTATCTGAAACAAAATATCCCAATGAAACTATTTTGAAAACAGCAGTAGATACTTTGCAAAAATGGATAAATGATGAAATAAAAATGTGGGACGCAAGGAAATACACATATACAGTTTTGGCTTTAGCAAAAACTATGGAAAAAACCGATAAACCGTATTCGCAAATAGTAAGAGCAGCTTCACATTGTTTAGCTACCTGCCATGTTCCTGCTCATTCTGAGGGAACAGCAATGTATGTTGTTTCTGCCATAAAGCTTTTAAACAAAAGTAGAGCAGATGTCATAAAATTAATGGAAGATGAAAGAATATGGCAGATAAATCATTTAAAAGAATTAATGAAATAG
- a CDS encoding nitroreductase family protein gives MTTIIENILTRRSIRSFKKDQISEEDLNTILMAGSYAPNGMGTQSWKFTAIQNAQTMKKVNAAIRQSLLSVPIVPETHPYIVSLIEKAKDENADFLYHAPTFIIVSNLKDNGNSMPDSALAIGNMMLAAHAFGIGSCWLNQLPGLTHMPLIRELLNDLDIPENHIVYGSFVMGYGAEEPKPAAPRKDVINIIR, from the coding sequence ATGACTACTATCATAGAAAATATATTAACAAGAAGAAGCATACGCTCCTTCAAAAAAGATCAGATATCAGAGGAAGATTTAAACACCATTCTTATGGCAGGAAGCTATGCTCCCAACGGAATGGGAACCCAAAGCTGGAAATTTACTGCAATACAAAATGCACAAACAATGAAAAAGGTAAACGCGGCAATCCGCCAATCCCTTTTATCTGTCCCCATTGTTCCTGAAACCCACCCTTATATTGTGAGCCTGATTGAAAAAGCAAAAGATGAAAATGCGGACTTTCTTTATCATGCCCCTACTTTTATTATTGTTTCTAACTTAAAAGACAATGGTAATTCCATGCCGGATTCAGCATTAGCCATAGGAAATATGATGCTGGCGGCGCATGCTTTCGGTATCGGCTCCTGCTGGTTAAATCAATTGCCGGGCCTTACTCATATGCCTCTCATCCGTGAGCTTTTAAATGACTTGGATATTCCGGAAAACCATATTGTATATGGGTCCTTTGTTATGGGTTATGGGGCAGAAGAGCCTAAACCTGCTGCGCCGCGAAAAGATGTTATAAATATTATCCGTTAG
- a CDS encoding GNAT family N-acetyltransferase: MQAEKLQLKDKESFMAFCLKHRNKIDDSFLCDEDLENFSPDEENPTFIVKKDGNIIAAASLIVDDYHRRGKNGRFRIFYSENHNLDIYSALLGEIIKHIKEIDKVFLFIPLINSELSDNIKSLNFTAERYVYLLTKEITGSQAVSFPEGYSIKEFQPHKDEEDWCYIRNIAFSNLKGNSTPITPAMMHKQVESSEYLEGGLLFLMHHKAPVGIIRGSKDNYEGEPAMNIGPLAILPAYQGKGLGRQLLRAALNFAQEKNYKKAVLCVNADNERAKELYLREGFIEVEGVVAYEYPVT, from the coding sequence ATGCAGGCAGAAAAATTGCAGCTTAAGGATAAAGAGAGTTTTATGGCTTTTTGTTTAAAACATAGAAATAAAATTGATGATTCATTTTTATGTGACGAAGATCTGGAGAACTTTTCTCCTGATGAGGAAAACCCCACATTTATCGTGAAAAAAGACGGTAACATCATAGCTGCCGCCTCTCTTATCGTTGATGATTATCACAGAAGAGGGAAAAACGGGCGCTTTCGTATTTTTTATTCTGAAAATCATAATTTGGATATTTATTCTGCTTTATTAGGGGAGATAATTAAGCATATAAAGGAAATTGACAAGGTATTTTTGTTTATTCCCCTCATAAACAGCGAGCTTTCGGATAATATAAAAAGCCTTAACTTTACAGCCGAAAGATATGTGTATCTTTTGACTAAAGAAATTACAGGTTCCCAGGCTGTGAGTTTCCCCGAAGGCTACTCCATCAAAGAATTTCAGCCTCATAAAGATGAGGAGGATTGGTGCTATATCAGAAACATTGCCTTTTCAAACCTTAAAGGGAACTCTACCCCTATTACGCCGGCAATGATGCATAAACAAGTAGAAAGCTCAGAATATCTGGAGGGCGGCCTGCTTTTTCTAATGCATCATAAGGCTCCTGTAGGGATTATCAGAGGCTCAAAGGATAATTATGAAGGTGAGCCTGCTATGAATATCGGGCCTTTAGCTATTTTACCTGCATATCAAGGGAAAGGCTTAGGAAGACAGTTACTAAGAGCGGCACTTAACTTTGCACAAGAAAAGAATTATAAAAAGGCAGTTCTATGTGTCAATGCAGATAATGAAAGGGCAAAGGAGCTTTATTTAAGAGAAGGCTTTATCGAGGTTGAAGGTGTAGTCGCTTATGAATACCCTGTTACTTAG
- a CDS encoding GNAT family N-acetyltransferase encodes MVTPVLESERILLRPLSLDDANHIFKNWTSDPDVAKFMIWDTHKSIDDTIEWLKIEVENINSNYHYGWGFVLKETGELFGSGGINFKDELDCYELGYNIMKKYWGQGLTTEAGKAMLDFAVNTLGEKRFFCRHAVDNIGSKKVMTKLGFEYFGDSSYTSFSGEKHFLSKDYFLNIK; translated from the coding sequence ATGGTAACACCTGTATTGGAAAGTGAAAGAATACTCCTTCGCCCTCTTTCTCTTGATGATGCCAATCATATTTTTAAAAACTGGACATCGGACCCTGATGTAGCAAAATTTATGATATGGGACACCCATAAATCTATTGACGATACCATTGAATGGCTGAAAATAGAAGTAGAAAATATTAACAGCAACTATCATTACGGCTGGGGATTCGTACTAAAGGAAACCGGGGAATTATTTGGTTCCGGGGGCATAAACTTTAAAGATGAACTGGACTGCTATGAACTGGGATATAATATTATGAAAAAATATTGGGGGCAGGGTCTGACAACAGAAGCAGGAAAAGCTATGTTAGACTTCGCTGTAAACACTTTAGGAGAGAAAAGGTTCTTTTGCAGGCATGCAGTTGATAATATAGGGTCAAAAAAAGTTATGACCAAGCTTGGATTTGAATATTTTGGGGACAGCTCATATACGAGTTTTAGCGGTGAAAAGCATTTTTTAAGTAAGGATTACTTTCTAAATATTAAATAG
- a CDS encoding DUF4180 domain-containing protein produces the protein MDMHVKEINGLKIVSICSNEKLIVDSQSALDFIASISYETSCSRIAINKEALSDDFFILSTGLAGEVLQKFINYHIKFAVTGNFSKYTSKPLKDFIYECNKGKDIFFVSTEDEALEKLSRS, from the coding sequence ATGGATATGCACGTAAAAGAAATTAACGGTTTAAAAATAGTCTCAATATGCAGTAATGAAAAGCTGATTGTTGATTCTCAATCTGCTCTTGATTTTATAGCAAGCATAAGCTATGAAACAAGCTGCAGCCGTATCGCCATAAATAAAGAGGCCCTATCAGATGATTTCTTTATTTTAAGCACAGGCCTTGCAGGAGAAGTATTGCAGAAGTTTATTAATTATCATATTAAGTTTGCTGTTACAGGGAATTTTTCAAAATATACAAGTAAACCCTTAAAGGATTTTATATATGAATGCAATAAGGGCAAGGATATTTTCTTTGTCTCAACAGAAGACGAGGCTTTAGAAAAATTAAGCAGGAGCTAA
- a CDS encoding glycoside hydrolase family 3 protein: protein MKKLILILFIIFAQIIFIGCNSNPKGISEETNTALPLEEPSEDFQEKEENSEAPTESQSQEPENTEITEEPDKAKEILETMSLEEKVGQLFFVRHKKETALNDLKAYHLGGIILFGVDFENETAESIKNTISEYQNNSPIPLLIGVDEEGGDVNRVSKYPAFRSTPFKSSQSLYNEGGYELIEKDTVEKSQFLKNLGINVNLAPVCDVSTDPNNFIYRRSFGKGAEETSEYVKTVVSAMTQEKIGATLKHFPGYGNNIDTHTEIAVDERDYAQFENNDFLPFKAGITAGAGSILVSHNIVTAIDKDYPASLSERAHEILRNELNFNGVIMTDDLAMEAIKKYTGNEEAAVKAILAGNDLIIATDYETQIPAVINAVKDGTVDEEMINQAAIRVLKWKMDLNLFAES, encoded by the coding sequence ATGAAAAAACTTATTTTAATACTTTTTATTATATTTGCTCAAATCATTTTTATAGGCTGCAACAGCAATCCAAAGGGCATTTCAGAAGAGACGAATACAGCCCTTCCATTGGAAGAACCTTCAGAAGATTTTCAGGAGAAAGAAGAAAATAGTGAAGCGCCTACAGAATCGCAATCCCAGGAACCAGAGAATACAGAAATTACAGAAGAGCCGGATAAAGCCAAAGAAATACTAGAGACTATGAGCTTAGAAGAAAAGGTAGGCCAATTGTTTTTTGTAAGGCATAAAAAAGAGACGGCCTTAAACGATTTAAAAGCTTATCACCTTGGCGGAATTATTCTTTTCGGGGTGGATTTTGAAAATGAGACTGCAGAAAGCATAAAAAATACAATAAGTGAATATCAGAATAATTCCCCCATACCTTTACTTATAGGCGTTGACGAGGAGGGGGGAGACGTGAATAGAGTAAGCAAATATCCTGCGTTTCGCTCCACTCCTTTTAAATCATCTCAAAGCTTATATAATGAGGGGGGATATGAGCTTATAGAAAAGGATACGGTTGAAAAATCTCAGTTTCTTAAAAATCTTGGAATTAATGTAAACCTTGCCCCTGTATGCGATGTATCTACAGACCCCAATAATTTTATTTACAGGCGCTCCTTTGGAAAAGGGGCTGAGGAAACCTCAGAATATGTAAAAACTGTAGTTTCAGCCATGACTCAAGAGAAAATAGGCGCAACCCTTAAGCATTTTCCCGGTTACGGAAATAATATAGATACCCATACGGAAATTGCTGTTGATGAAAGAGACTATGCCCAATTTGAAAATAATGATTTTCTTCCCTTTAAGGCGGGAATTACCGCCGGCGCAGGAAGCATTTTAGTTTCTCATAATATTGTTACTGCCATAGATAAAGATTATCCGGCTTCACTTTCTGAAAGGGCCCATGAAATACTCAGAAATGAATTGAATTTTAACGGCGTAATCATGACCGATGATCTTGCCATGGAAGCCATAAAAAAATACACAGGAAATGAAGAAGCCGCAGTAAAAGCTATATTGGCAGGAAACGATTTAATTATAGCAACAGACTATGAAACTCAGATTCCCGCTGTAATCAATGCCGTAAAAGACGGAACAGTAGACGAAGAAATGATCAATCAGGCGGCCATAAGAGTCCTTAAGTGGAAGATGGACCTTAACTTATTTGCAGAAAGCTAA
- a CDS encoding TetR family transcriptional regulator, whose protein sequence is MIKTKKNVKESFVYLLENKSFKDITVQNIIDTALIKRPTFYKYYKDKYDLAEQLSDEYIQQAKSYLKDRFKEMEDQDLVYVV, encoded by the coding sequence GTGATAAAAACCAAGAAAAATGTAAAGGAAAGCTTTGTATATTTACTTGAAAACAAGAGCTTTAAAGACATAACTGTCCAAAACATTATAGATACAGCCTTAATTAAACGTCCAACATTTTATAAATACTATAAGGATAAATACGACCTTGCGGAGCAGCTTTCTGATGAATATATTCAGCAGGCTAAATCCTATTTGAAAGACCGCTTTAAAGAAATGGAAGACCAGGATTTGGTTTATGTAGTTTAA
- a CDS encoding DUF4260 family protein, whose translation MVKKLVFLEHLILFLYLLYTYFSSGFSILLFIVLFFLPDAAIIFYKINDKIGSFAYNLIHTHSIPLALLIINYIFLNTLLLHSVCIIWLSHIAMDRFLGFVLKYKDFKDIHMQRI comes from the coding sequence ATGGTTAAAAAACTCGTATTTTTAGAGCATCTCATACTATTTTTATATCTTTTATATACATATTTTTCTTCGGGATTTAGTATTCTGCTTTTTATCGTTCTTTTCTTTCTTCCAGACGCTGCAATTATATTTTATAAGATAAATGATAAAATAGGAAGCTTTGCTTATAATTTAATCCATACCCATTCCATACCGTTAGCGCTGCTTATTATAAATTATATATTTTTAAACACTCTATTATTGCACTCTGTTTGTATTATTTGGTTATCTCATATTGCAATGGATAGATTTTTAGGCTTTGTTTTAAAATACAAGGATTTTAAGGATATTCACATGCAAAGGATATAA